A single genomic interval of Aegicerativicinus sediminis harbors:
- a CDS encoding hemerythrin domain-containing protein: MNIFEAIRKDHDIQRDLLAQLIETSGDSKNRDVIYSKIKSQLLIHADAEERYFYKPLISSDMMQDHARHGIAEHHEIEELIEQLDSTEYSASNWLVIAKKLKEKVEHHLEDEEHVFFQLAGKVFTEKQKTDLAEPYRKHMASHE; the protein is encoded by the coding sequence ATGAACATTTTCGAAGCTATAAGAAAGGATCATGACATACAGAGGGATCTTTTGGCTCAATTAATAGAAACCTCCGGTGATAGTAAAAATAGAGACGTAATCTATTCAAAAATCAAAAGCCAATTACTCATTCATGCTGATGCCGAAGAGCGGTATTTCTATAAACCACTAATTTCTAGTGATATGATGCAGGACCATGCTAGGCATGGGATTGCGGAACACCATGAGATAGAAGAATTAATTGAGCAATTGGACTCTACTGAGTATTCTGCATCTAATTGGTTGGTAATTGCCAAAAAGCTAAAGGAAAAAGTCGAACATCATTTAGAAGATGAAGAACATGTATTTTTTCAATTGGCTGGCAAAGTTTTTACTGAAAAGCAAAAAACTGATTTGGCCGAGCCCTATAGAAAGCATATGGCTTCTCATGAATAA
- a CDS encoding helix-turn-helix domain-containing protein has protein sequence MIQIHSTSTNFPDNLKSFQASLGGVIEEKYGEYLLTVNNALTNGTVRFLQFDRGISLIEYDLESKEDLLFVEHSKKYNPVKFSYCLDGEGSHKFEGYTEYSDIEPFQSVITCNKKDSSEHLLVKKNKRFKMTSIHVVRSKFRKKRMQTLTQLHPDLFHVFLDKKQKNNFAHFGTIHLGISEHVKSMRNILAEGMTRVLQMEAKSYIILSLHIQQFAIEKAEKVACTPLTERELKTVREVAKTIVSSPAQPYNLNDISRNFGLSQSKLQGGFKFLFDHTVTEFIRSTRLKEAKELMKTTDMNISEIVYSIGFTSRSYFSKIFREEYAMSPNQYKKRLSYPLVA, from the coding sequence ATGATACAAATTCATAGTACCTCAACAAATTTCCCAGACAATTTAAAAAGTTTTCAAGCCTCTCTTGGAGGAGTAATAGAAGAAAAATATGGGGAATACCTTCTAACAGTAAATAATGCCCTTACAAACGGAACTGTCCGTTTTCTTCAATTTGACAGAGGAATTAGCCTAATAGAATATGACCTAGAATCTAAAGAAGACCTTCTTTTTGTTGAACACTCAAAGAAATATAACCCAGTAAAGTTTTCCTATTGCCTTGATGGTGAGGGAAGCCACAAATTTGAGGGTTATACTGAATACAGTGATATAGAACCTTTCCAATCAGTTATAACTTGTAACAAAAAAGATAGCAGTGAACACCTATTAGTGAAAAAGAATAAGCGATTTAAAATGACTTCTATTCACGTTGTCCGCTCAAAGTTCCGCAAGAAAAGGATGCAAACGTTAACACAACTTCATCCAGATCTATTTCATGTTTTTTTAGATAAAAAACAGAAAAACAACTTTGCGCATTTTGGAACTATCCATCTTGGCATAAGCGAACATGTAAAATCCATGCGCAACATTCTTGCCGAAGGTATGACCAGAGTCTTGCAAATGGAGGCGAAATCCTATATCATCCTGTCATTACATATCCAACAATTTGCGATTGAAAAAGCTGAAAAAGTTGCATGTACGCCATTAACTGAAAGAGAGCTGAAGACTGTAAGAGAGGTTGCTAAAACAATCGTTTCTAGTCCTGCACAGCCTTATAATTTGAATGACATTTCTAGAAATTTCGGCTTATCGCAATCTAAATTACAAGGAGGTTTCAAATTCTTATTCGACCATACGGTGACTGAATTTATAAGAAGTACAAGACTTAAAGAAGCAAAAGAATTAATGAAAACAACCGATATGAATATTTCTGAAATAGTTTATTCCATTGGCTTTACCAGCCGAAGCTATTTCTCAAAAATATTCAGAGAAGAATATGCCATGTCTCCAAACCAATATAAAAAGAGATTAAGCTATCCATTGGTAGCCTAA